In a genomic window of Sphingomonas lutea:
- a CDS encoding tyrosine-type recombinase/integrase, with translation MKISKTEVDAAKPGLADAFLWDTELKGFGLKITPAGSKVYIYQYRVAEPKKAARTAAKRYTIGKHGDPFTPAMAREKAKELAGKVAAGVDPREEEIEKAAAKRKAIELAEEKARLEDELTFEKLTALWLHEYEHEKERRPSSVRLARLVVQNHLRPFLRGKPFPHIDRSDLQRVLDAIPVERRGIRRAVFTYASVLFGWATKRGDIPDNPLSQMAKPTAPRARDRVLDDRELALIWQASTTLGRPFGPFFRLLILTAQRRSEVAEMRWQELDRSAATLTIPAERVKNRKAHIVPLSPLAIAELDAVAGVEGAEEPRWPTVGVVLTTTGTTGISGFTKAKRALDAVVADCSEGKALPDWRVHDIRRTVATGFQRLGVRFEVTEAVLNHISGSKAGVAGIYQRHDWALEKRDALNAWARHIEELLETSGRSEILRLEGAGA, from the coding sequence GTGAAGATCAGCAAAACTGAAGTGGATGCGGCGAAACCGGGTCTCGCAGACGCTTTTCTTTGGGATACCGAACTGAAGGGCTTTGGACTGAAAATCACTCCTGCGGGCAGCAAGGTCTACATCTACCAGTATCGAGTTGCCGAGCCGAAGAAGGCGGCGCGGACGGCGGCTAAGCGCTACACCATCGGAAAGCATGGCGATCCTTTCACACCTGCGATGGCAAGAGAGAAAGCGAAAGAGCTCGCCGGAAAGGTCGCGGCCGGCGTTGACCCCAGGGAAGAGGAAATCGAAAAGGCGGCCGCGAAGCGTAAGGCCATCGAATTGGCTGAGGAAAAGGCCCGGCTCGAAGACGAGCTAACGTTTGAAAAGCTGACTGCTCTTTGGCTCCACGAATATGAGCATGAAAAAGAGCGGCGACCTTCGAGCGTCCGCCTTGCACGACTGGTGGTGCAAAACCACCTCCGGCCTTTCCTCAGAGGCAAGCCGTTTCCACACATCGATCGAAGTGATTTGCAGCGCGTGTTAGATGCGATTCCCGTCGAGCGGCGTGGCATCAGGCGAGCGGTCTTCACTTATGCGTCAGTTTTGTTCGGATGGGCGACCAAGCGCGGTGACATACCTGATAATCCGCTCTCGCAGATGGCAAAGCCCACTGCGCCTAGAGCTCGCGACCGGGTCCTCGACGACCGCGAGCTTGCTCTGATCTGGCAAGCCAGCACGACATTAGGCCGGCCGTTTGGACCATTTTTCCGGCTGCTCATTTTGACAGCTCAACGTCGCTCGGAAGTTGCCGAAATGCGTTGGCAAGAGCTTGACCGGAGTGCCGCGACGCTAACTATTCCAGCTGAGCGAGTGAAGAACCGCAAAGCCCACATTGTGCCGCTGTCGCCGCTGGCGATTGCCGAACTTGACGCCGTTGCTGGCGTGGAGGGTGCAGAAGAGCCGCGATGGCCGACTGTAGGCGTAGTTCTAACGACCACCGGCACAACCGGTATTAGCGGCTTCACTAAAGCCAAGCGGGCGCTAGATGCTGTCGTGGCGGATTGCAGTGAAGGCAAGGCGCTCCCTGATTGGCGCGTTCATGATATTCGGCGCACGGTGGCCACCGGCTTTCAGCGGCTTGGTGTCCGCTTCGAAGTCACAGAAGCTGTATTGAACCATATCAGCGGTTCAAAAGCTGGAGTTGCAGGCATCTATCAGCGGCATGACTGGGCTTTGGAAAAGCGTGATGCCCTCAACGCTTGGGCGCGTCACATCGAAGAGCTCTTAGAAACGTCTGGCCGCTCAGAGATCTTGCGTCTCGAGGGAGCGGGAGCGTGA
- a CDS encoding helix-turn-helix transcriptional regulator → MRELYKTPEAAEFLRLGKPTLERLRLTGEGPRYCKLGGAVRYRRCDLEAWLESCLTRSTSEVA, encoded by the coding sequence ATGAGAGAATTATATAAGACGCCTGAGGCCGCGGAGTTTCTGCGGCTTGGGAAGCCTACACTTGAACGACTTCGCCTCACTGGGGAGGGGCCTCGATATTGCAAGTTAGGTGGCGCTGTCCGCTATCGCCGCTGCGACTTAGAGGCATGGCTCGAGAGCTGTCTGACTCGCTCCACCAGCGAGGTAGCGTGA
- a CDS encoding bifunctional DNA primase/polymerase → MISSENQLVARTYCASDVPVFPCKEAGEGSKSPYVANGFHEATARLDRLNDWAAKYPTAIYGLPCSANNVLVLDADRHGNGDGVANVMAIYAQHGFDWRSVPAVHTPRDGLHFFFQKPKTLGKTKGRLADAVDVRDNGYVIAPGNKLPDGRRYAILNGTLEQLVSAIANRALPIMPDWLVTAVLQPYRVPSRSSVPATPEIATNQLSGLIQAVVRAPTGSRNRLLFWAACRLGDFVDAGVVQRDVAFALLFEAGQQAGLSRREAQATSLSGLRRGELGRGC, encoded by the coding sequence ATGATTAGCAGTGAGAATCAGCTAGTCGCACGTACATACTGCGCGTCAGACGTACCCGTCTTTCCGTGTAAGGAGGCGGGCGAGGGTTCAAAAAGCCCGTATGTGGCCAATGGTTTCCATGAGGCTACTGCTCGCCTCGACAGACTGAACGATTGGGCAGCGAAGTATCCGACCGCGATTTACGGCCTGCCATGCTCGGCCAACAACGTGTTAGTTCTTGATGCCGACCGTCACGGGAATGGTGACGGCGTTGCCAATGTTATGGCAATATATGCGCAGCATGGTTTTGACTGGAGGTCGGTGCCGGCCGTCCACACGCCCCGGGACGGGCTGCACTTCTTCTTTCAGAAACCGAAGACTCTGGGGAAGACCAAAGGCCGGCTCGCAGACGCCGTCGATGTCCGAGACAATGGCTATGTCATCGCGCCGGGCAACAAACTGCCAGACGGACGTCGCTATGCGATATTAAATGGCACATTAGAGCAACTCGTGTCTGCAATCGCTAATCGAGCATTGCCAATAATGCCCGATTGGCTGGTTACAGCCGTGTTGCAGCCATATCGGGTGCCATCTCGTTCGAGCGTGCCGGCAACGCCAGAAATCGCCACCAATCAGTTAAGCGGCTTGATCCAAGCGGTGGTCAGGGCGCCCACCGGCAGCCGGAACCGGCTACTCTTTTGGGCGGCCTGTCGGCTCGGCGACTTCGTAGATGCAGGCGTCGTGCAAAGAGATGTAGCATTTGCCTTGCTCTTTGAGGCTGGACAGCAAGCCGGATTGAGCCGCCGCGAGGCACAGGCGACTTCATTGAGTGGCCTTCGCCGCGGGGAGCTCGGCCGTGGATGCTAG
- a CDS encoding YfjI family protein, with protein sequence MCAQSALAAATLAVQAQRNVELPGGGCKPLTGFHVTIADSGERKSSVDRIALAPVLRVEEEWRQDSERDRLSYINAKAAWDTGRDRARRTKGDVATIRAALDAVGPEPKAPPHPMLLVADPTPEALTLHLALGRPMAGVFTAEGGLLIGGAAFNDEAKMRTAALFNTLWDGDAIRRLRVGTGEMFLPGRRCSAHLMLQPIVAEALLADPLFEGIGFLARTLIAAPSSTAGTRLYREPNGGDDAILADYNARLTHLLKRQFITRPDMPDALDPPVMRLHPEAKVAWIAFHDLCEQAIALNGGLSTVRPFGAKLAEHAGRLAAILTLYDNPDAMEVPLVAMQCGVTLATYYANEMLRLHGGASISRELRIAQRLLTWWQSQRDPILHLAMIYQFGPVELRDAKSARAATKILEESGWVQRLPPNTIVDGKAHKEVWRLVP encoded by the coding sequence ATGTGCGCGCAATCTGCTTTGGCCGCCGCGACCTTAGCCGTCCAAGCGCAACGCAACGTAGAATTGCCGGGTGGCGGCTGTAAGCCCCTCACGGGATTCCATGTGACAATCGCTGACAGTGGTGAACGCAAGTCCAGCGTCGATCGAATTGCTTTGGCTCCCGTGCTGCGGGTTGAAGAGGAGTGGCGGCAAGATTCCGAACGTGACCGCCTCTCGTACATCAACGCCAAGGCTGCATGGGACACTGGGCGCGATCGGGCCAGACGTACCAAAGGCGATGTGGCGACCATCCGCGCGGCTCTTGACGCTGTTGGACCTGAGCCGAAGGCACCGCCGCATCCGATGCTACTCGTTGCAGACCCGACGCCAGAAGCGCTGACGTTGCACTTAGCTCTGGGCCGTCCAATGGCAGGGGTCTTCACGGCGGAGGGTGGTCTGCTGATTGGCGGTGCGGCTTTCAACGACGAGGCGAAGATGAGGACAGCAGCGTTGTTCAACACTCTTTGGGATGGGGATGCCATCAGGCGTTTGCGTGTCGGAACTGGTGAGATGTTTCTCCCTGGGCGGCGCTGCTCGGCGCACTTGATGCTGCAGCCAATCGTCGCTGAGGCGCTCCTTGCTGATCCCCTTTTCGAGGGCATTGGGTTCTTAGCACGAACACTGATTGCGGCGCCCAGTAGCACGGCGGGAACGCGCCTCTATCGCGAACCCAACGGCGGTGATGACGCAATATTGGCTGATTACAATGCGCGGCTGACCCACTTGCTGAAGCGGCAATTCATAACGCGACCTGACATGCCCGATGCGCTGGACCCGCCCGTGATGCGGCTGCATCCTGAAGCAAAGGTCGCGTGGATCGCTTTCCATGATCTGTGCGAACAGGCGATTGCACTCAATGGGGGTCTCTCAACGGTCCGACCCTTTGGTGCCAAACTCGCAGAGCATGCCGGCCGGCTCGCGGCAATTCTCACGCTGTATGACAACCCGGATGCCATGGAGGTCCCGTTAGTAGCGATGCAGTGCGGGGTGACGCTCGCCACGTACTATGCCAACGAGATGTTGCGGCTGCACGGTGGCGCATCGATTTCTCGTGAGCTTCGAATCGCACAACGATTGCTCACTTGGTGGCAGAGCCAACGGGACCCCATCCTGCATCTCGCGATGATCTATCAGTTTGGGCCCGTCGAGCTGCGGGACGCCAAATCTGCACGTGCTGCCACAAAGATTCTCGAAGAAAGTGGGTGGGTTCAACGCTTGCCGCCAAATACGATTGTCGACGGAAAAGCTCACAAAGAAGTGTGGAGGCTTGTGCCATGA
- a CDS encoding MrcB family domain-containing protein, translating into MSVNLLTSREAVLEAIREWDELGRSAFLQKYGYGSAKSYFVQHDGKAYDSKAIAGVAVGKQFPDRGPLRNDEFSGGEVVRQKLSALGFEFVTEVKITAADLSLLESSRAKGRYADLSDDERQAYIRITSALKEVGAAVVASLGQSDYELKLTAGFNLGSGVRGAVPKDLWFGIYAKENAEAFVGNPQLFMIVSTRGVELGFAPSTHPSGFSASSIKAKMRAAAPKIYDLIPKSGSQVARELEPSLEQSGGWFLRRQTRLQPQSSDFNGLSDWLDYLHSAAGRANAGGSISRYLLPAELEGRDLLSEALEAAEIFRPLMELVRADRTPNSTVHPDTTPFATLMARFLSEFSDARSQPFAVIQPLWSAASHLRQWLEDLPPVAKRPDLTVSWSAGKGVWARVPWISILNRKVTTSTQRGLYCVFLISQDLSSVYLTLAQGVTDLNNELGPARANEVLSERASNFRSGISELAGAGFILDNDVDLKCDGRLARGYEQSVIAYVKYDATALPTDAELNSHLEALLAAYDELARSVVTGDLTPEAEPLSPDHSDGVDMPPFTIDDAMAELFLPREEFERILSTWVRKKNIVLQGAPGVGKSFIAKRLAYALLGVRDASRVETVQFHQSYGYEDFIQGYRPTVAGGFELRDGTFFRFCQRAANDQTRPYVFIIDEVNRGNLSKIFGELMLLIEPDKRSREWGVSLAYSADGDPRFYVPPNLHIIGMMNTADRSLSMVDYALRRRFGFFDLEPGFTSPTFRAHLTDKAIGEEVIDWVITRMTALNDDIALDTTNLGPGFRIGHSFFVPNEPVADGTAWSRSVMETEIYPLLREYWFDDSAKAESWFARLIS; encoded by the coding sequence ATGAGCGTGAACCTGCTCACGAGCCGTGAGGCGGTCTTAGAAGCGATCCGAGAGTGGGACGAACTAGGCCGCAGTGCTTTTCTTCAGAAGTATGGTTACGGCTCTGCCAAGTCGTATTTCGTGCAACACGACGGCAAAGCTTATGACTCGAAGGCTATCGCCGGTGTGGCCGTGGGTAAACAGTTCCCCGATCGCGGCCCCCTCCGCAATGACGAGTTCTCGGGCGGCGAGGTGGTCAGGCAGAAGCTCTCCGCGTTGGGCTTCGAATTCGTAACAGAAGTGAAGATCACTGCAGCCGACCTCTCGTTGTTAGAGAGCTCCCGAGCCAAGGGCCGGTATGCAGACCTCAGTGATGACGAGCGGCAGGCGTATATCCGCATAACCAGCGCTTTGAAGGAAGTTGGGGCCGCCGTCGTCGCCAGTCTTGGCCAGTCAGACTACGAACTGAAGCTAACAGCTGGATTCAACCTGGGGAGTGGAGTTCGAGGTGCTGTCCCAAAAGATCTTTGGTTTGGCATCTACGCCAAGGAGAACGCCGAGGCGTTTGTCGGCAATCCCCAGCTCTTCATGATTGTCTCGACCCGCGGGGTGGAACTTGGGTTCGCGCCATCCACACATCCCAGCGGGTTCTCGGCTAGCTCCATCAAGGCTAAGATGCGCGCTGCAGCCCCGAAGATTTATGATTTGATCCCGAAAAGCGGGTCCCAAGTCGCTCGAGAGCTAGAGCCTTCGCTTGAACAGTCGGGTGGTTGGTTCTTACGGCGCCAAACACGCCTTCAGCCTCAATCCTCTGATTTCAATGGTCTGTCCGATTGGCTCGATTACCTGCACTCCGCCGCGGGCAGGGCTAATGCAGGCGGTAGTATTTCTAGGTACCTGCTCCCTGCTGAACTCGAGGGTCGCGATCTCCTTTCGGAAGCGCTTGAAGCTGCTGAGATCTTTAGACCGCTCATGGAGTTGGTGAGAGCTGATCGCACACCAAATTCAACGGTCCATCCCGACACGACTCCTTTCGCAACGTTGATGGCGCGCTTTCTCTCGGAATTCTCCGATGCCCGCTCTCAACCGTTCGCTGTGATTCAGCCTTTGTGGAGTGCTGCAAGTCACCTTCGCCAGTGGCTTGAGGATCTCCCTCCTGTCGCCAAGCGACCAGATCTGACGGTGAGCTGGAGCGCTGGGAAGGGCGTCTGGGCCAGGGTTCCCTGGATCTCGATCCTAAACCGCAAGGTCACAACTTCCACACAACGCGGACTCTACTGCGTGTTCCTAATCTCACAGGACTTATCGTCGGTTTATCTGACGTTGGCTCAGGGTGTGACCGATCTCAACAACGAGCTCGGGCCAGCTCGTGCAAACGAGGTGTTGAGTGAGCGCGCCTCGAACTTTCGCTCGGGCATCTCCGAGTTGGCGGGGGCGGGCTTCATCCTCGATAACGATGTAGATCTGAAATGCGACGGCCGCCTGGCTCGCGGCTATGAGCAGAGCGTCATCGCGTATGTGAAATACGATGCGACTGCACTTCCGACCGATGCCGAACTTAACTCGCACCTCGAAGCTTTGCTCGCGGCCTATGATGAGCTGGCGCGGTCCGTTGTTACAGGCGACCTCACCCCGGAAGCCGAACCACTTTCCCCGGATCATTCCGACGGGGTGGATATGCCGCCGTTTACAATCGACGATGCAATGGCTGAGCTCTTCCTACCTCGCGAAGAGTTCGAACGCATTCTGAGCACGTGGGTCCGCAAGAAGAACATAGTACTGCAAGGGGCGCCAGGCGTAGGCAAATCATTCATTGCAAAGCGACTGGCCTACGCACTCCTCGGGGTACGAGACGCATCTCGTGTTGAGACGGTGCAGTTCCATCAATCCTACGGATACGAAGATTTCATTCAGGGGTACCGGCCCACGGTTGCCGGAGGTTTCGAACTAAGAGACGGAACGTTTTTCAGATTTTGCCAGCGGGCAGCCAACGATCAAACCCGGCCATATGTTTTCATCATCGATGAGGTCAATCGCGGCAACCTTTCGAAGATCTTCGGCGAACTGATGCTTCTAATCGAGCCCGATAAGCGATCCCGAGAGTGGGGTGTGAGCCTCGCATACAGTGCTGATGGAGATCCGCGATTTTACGTGCCGCCCAACCTTCACATCATCGGCATGATGAACACGGCGGATCGTTCGCTTTCCATGGTCGACTACGCCTTGCGGCGACGGTTTGGGTTTTTTGACCTCGAGCCCGGCTTCACCTCGCCAACCTTTCGCGCACATCTCACTGACAAGGCGATCGGCGAAGAGGTCATTGACTGGGTGATAACCCGCATGACCGCCCTGAACGATGACATAGCTTTGGACACGACAAACCTCGGGCCCGGGTTCCGTATCGGCCACAGCTTTTTTGTTCCTAATGAACCAGTAGCCGACGGAACGGCATGGAGCCGCTCGGTCATGGAGACAGAGATTTATCCATTGCTGAGAGAGTACTGGTTCGACGACTCGGCGAAGGCAGAGAGCTGGTTCGCACGGCTAATCTCATGA
- a CDS encoding 5-methylcytosine restriction system specificity protein McrC — protein MTIPIRNLYYLFTYAWARFPAGNEIPVGVDECPDLHNLLAKLLIDGTNRLIRKGLDRGYETRREDLRSPKGRLILDEIVKRQTLQRGQVVCEYDELIRDVLNNQILKAAVRMLARADALEKVYRHELRLIARRLEDVSDIHLQAACFRRVQLSRNTRQYGLLLQICELVFRCLLPEESGGGARFADILNDEVRMSTVFEEFLRNFYAHEQDRFTVGSEVMTWEAKALTPGALSYLPTMRTDLTLRSPDRIVVADAKYYTSTLAHYHGGSKVHSGNLYQLYTYLRHIAAQTPAAQADGLLIYPAVKTSLRLDYELPNHRIRVATVDLARPWQEIHHELLDLLLGDFATTDSVLAA, from the coding sequence ATGACGATCCCGATCCGTAACCTGTATTACCTTTTCACGTATGCTTGGGCTCGCTTCCCGGCGGGCAATGAGATTCCGGTGGGCGTCGACGAGTGTCCTGACCTACACAACTTGCTTGCTAAGCTGCTGATCGACGGGACCAATCGCCTGATACGGAAGGGCTTAGATCGCGGCTACGAGACCCGACGTGAGGACCTGCGCTCGCCCAAGGGCCGGCTCATTCTCGATGAGATTGTCAAACGCCAGACGCTTCAGAGGGGGCAGGTCGTATGCGAGTATGACGAGCTCATACGCGACGTCCTGAACAATCAGATCCTGAAGGCTGCGGTGCGAATGCTCGCGCGAGCTGACGCGCTCGAGAAGGTATATCGACACGAGTTAAGGCTCATCGCTCGTCGTCTGGAAGACGTTTCGGACATACACCTTCAGGCGGCTTGCTTCCGGCGCGTGCAGCTCTCTCGGAATACCCGTCAGTACGGTCTGCTCCTGCAGATATGCGAGCTGGTCTTTCGCTGCCTTCTGCCGGAGGAGTCAGGCGGCGGCGCACGCTTCGCGGACATCCTTAACGATGAGGTGCGGATGTCTACTGTGTTCGAGGAGTTTCTGAGGAACTTCTACGCTCACGAGCAAGACCGCTTCACTGTCGGCAGCGAGGTGATGACTTGGGAGGCCAAGGCGCTAACACCGGGAGCTCTCTCATACCTGCCCACGATGCGTACCGATCTGACGCTGCGGTCACCCGATCGGATCGTCGTTGCCGACGCCAAGTACTATACGAGCACCTTAGCGCACTACCACGGTGGCTCGAAGGTGCACTCGGGCAACTTGTACCAGCTTTACACCTACCTCAGGCATATCGCCGCTCAAACACCCGCAGCACAAGCTGACGGCCTTTTGATTTACCCAGCGGTAAAAACCAGTCTGAGACTGGACTACGAGCTGCCCAACCACCGCATCCGCGTAGCTACCGTCGACCTCGCGCGGCCGTGGCAAGAGATCCATCACGAGCTGCTCGATTTGCTACTTGGTGATTTCGCGACGACTGATAGCGTGCTCGCCGCTTGA
- a CDS encoding DUF2726 domain-containing protein, with protein sequence MSPELIGFAIAFVIGLFAGVQFEKAMAKQRRAEWRRRKDSSGKEQRGELLHLQPKHDTLPKKIPDAADQLRTVMKAEFKPQPLLNKSEARLFKAIDKWVIDLRPGWQVMAQVSLGEILKCDDKAAYACINSKRVDLLIVDDECRPLHAIEYQGGAHFKGAHATAARDAVKKEALRRAGIGYVEVVAGDTPAELRRVVERLASH encoded by the coding sequence ATGTCACCTGAACTCATTGGCTTTGCCATTGCATTCGTCATCGGCCTCTTTGCCGGTGTGCAATTTGAAAAAGCGATGGCGAAGCAGCGCCGTGCCGAATGGCGGCGTCGGAAAGACAGCAGCGGCAAAGAGCAGCGCGGCGAGTTGCTACACCTCCAACCCAAGCACGATACATTGCCTAAAAAGATACCTGATGCGGCAGACCAGCTCCGCACGGTGATGAAGGCCGAGTTCAAGCCACAACCGTTACTCAATAAGAGCGAGGCGCGACTATTCAAGGCCATCGACAAGTGGGTCATTGATCTACGTCCCGGGTGGCAGGTGATGGCGCAAGTGTCACTTGGCGAGATTCTCAAGTGCGACGACAAAGCCGCATACGCCTGCATCAACTCGAAGCGAGTCGATCTTCTGATCGTTGATGATGAGTGTAGGCCGCTACATGCCATTGAGTATCAGGGCGGCGCGCACTTCAAAGGCGCCCACGCCACAGCCGCGCGTGATGCCGTTAAGAAGGAAGCGCTTCGCCGCGCCGGTATCGGCTATGTCGAGGTGGTCGCCGGCGACACACCCGCCGAGTTGCGGCGAGTGGTGGAGCGGCTTGCCTCGCACTGA